From a region of the Thermomicrobium roseum DSM 5159 genome:
- a CDS encoding adenosylhomocysteinase has translation MNGRVIPYDIADLTLAEQGRKRIAWAAREMPVLRLLRERFERERPLEGLRIVACVHVTTETANLAYALRAAGATPVICASNPLSTQDDVAAALVADGFHVYARRGEDAETYYRHINWALDHEPHLIIDDGADVVTTVHRDRRDVLQTVIGSTEETTTGVIRLRALARDDLLAFPAIAVNDAMTKHLFDNRYGTGQSTIDAILRATNLLLAGKTVVVAGYGWCGRGIALRARGMGAHVIVTEVDPVRALEAVMDGYRVLPMREAARVGDLFVTATGNLHVIDREHFLVMKNGAIVCNAGHFNVEINLEALAEMAVERIVHRPFVEEYVLPDGRAIVVLAEGRLVNLAVAEGHPASVMDMSFANQALACVYLAQRGRQLPADVYPVPAEIDREIAQLKLESMGIAIDRLTPEQEAYLVSWQHGT, from the coding sequence GTGAACGGTCGAGTGATACCGTACGATATCGCTGATCTCACTTTAGCTGAGCAAGGAAGGAAGCGCATTGCTTGGGCAGCGCGGGAGATGCCCGTTTTGCGCCTCCTTCGTGAACGATTCGAACGAGAACGTCCGCTCGAGGGCCTGAGAATCGTTGCCTGTGTCCATGTCACGACCGAGACGGCGAATCTCGCTTACGCGTTGCGTGCTGCTGGTGCAACACCGGTGATCTGCGCGAGCAACCCGCTCTCGACGCAGGATGATGTCGCTGCCGCATTGGTTGCCGACGGCTTTCATGTCTACGCCCGGCGTGGTGAGGACGCCGAGACGTACTACCGACACATCAACTGGGCTCTCGATCACGAGCCCCATCTGATCATCGATGATGGAGCGGACGTGGTCACGACCGTACACCGCGACCGACGCGATGTCCTCCAGACCGTGATCGGTTCGACCGAAGAGACGACAACTGGCGTCATCCGACTGCGTGCGTTGGCTCGCGATGATTTGCTGGCATTTCCGGCGATCGCTGTCAACGATGCCATGACGAAGCATTTGTTCGACAACCGATACGGCACAGGGCAAAGCACGATCGACGCCATCCTGCGCGCGACGAACCTGTTGCTAGCTGGCAAAACGGTGGTCGTCGCGGGGTATGGCTGGTGTGGGCGCGGTATCGCGCTCCGCGCACGGGGCATGGGTGCGCACGTGATCGTGACGGAGGTCGATCCGGTGCGAGCGCTCGAGGCCGTCATGGATGGGTATCGGGTGCTGCCGATGCGGGAAGCGGCACGGGTAGGAGACCTTTTCGTGACGGCTACTGGTAATCTGCACGTGATCGACCGAGAACACTTTCTCGTGATGAAGAACGGGGCGATCGTCTGCAATGCGGGGCACTTCAACGTCGAAATCAATCTCGAAGCACTGGCCGAAATGGCAGTCGAGCGCATTGTGCACCGGCCCTTTGTCGAGGAATACGTTCTGCCCGATGGGCGCGCGATCGTCGTCCTCGCCGAGGGGCGCCTCGTGAATCTCGCGGTTGCCGAGGGGCATCCGGCCAGTGTCATGGACATGAGCTTTGCTAACCAGGCGCTCGCCTGCGTGTACCTCGCGCAGCGGGGACGGCAACTCCCGGCTGATGTCTATCCGGTTCCGGCGGAAATCGATCGCGAAATTGCGCAGCTCAAGCTCGAGAGTATGGGCATTGCGATCGACCGGTTGACACCGGAACAAGAGGCCTATCTCGTCTCCTGGCAGCATGGGACATGA